Sequence from the Colletotrichum higginsianum IMI 349063 chromosome 6, whole genome shotgun sequence genome:
TCGCGACTGgcatcgaggacggcgtgcgCTCGCTGCTGGCGAACCAGGGAATCGAGCCCGGCGACAATCTACGGTCTGGCATGGGGTTCCCTACGGGGCTGTGCCTCAACAATGAGACGGCGCACTACACGCCGAACCCCGGACAGAAGGACGTCGTGCTGCAGTACGGAGACGTCATGAAGGTTGATTACGGCGTGCAGGTCAACGGGTGGATCGTCGATAGCGCCTTCACCATGAGCTTCGACCCGACGTACGACAACCTCTTAGCCGCGGCTAGAGATGCAACGAACTCGGGTATCAAGGTGAGTGTCACGCGCACACTCGCAAACCCTACTGCTACGATGACTAACTATTCCCAGGCTGCTGGGATCGACGTCCGCATCTGCGACGTCAGCGCCGAGATCCAGGAGGCGATGGAGAGCTACGAGGTCGAGATCCGCGGCAAGACATACCCTGTCCGGGCGGTGCGCAACATCTGCGCCCACGACATCAAGCGCTACCGAATCCACGGCGGCAAGTCGATTCCCTTCATCCGGAACAACGATCAGAccaagatggaggagggagagattTTTGCCATTGAGACGTTTGGGACGACGGGCCGCGGCAAGCTGTATGACGATGTGAGTAATTCCGTACACATTGAGAAGGCACTCAAGAAGAGAGTGATCGGCTGATTGTGTGTTTTCAGGTCGGCGTCTACGGGTACGGGCTGCAGCATGACGCTCCCGCGCAGGTGAGGTTGCCCTTCGCCTCTGCGAACCGCCTGTACAAGACAATCAGGGAGCAGTTCGGGAGCATTGTTTTCTGCCGACGTTACCTGGGCCGTCTTGGACTGGCGCGCTACTTGGCCGGGGTGAGTTTTCCGGTGTTCCATATCTGGCGACGTTGGAAGGTCACCCTGCTAATGAGGTGATGTCTCACAGTTGAACTGTCTGGTTTCGAACGGCGTACTTGAGTCGTACGCACCGCTGGCAGACATCAAGGGGTCGTACTCCTCGCAGTTTGAGCATGTAGGTTTCACCCCTGGTTTGGGGGTCCCCCCCAAGACTACAGGACAGACAACTAACTCTGCGACTAGACGATCCTGCTGCGGGAGTCCAGCAAGGAGATTATGAGTCGAGGAAGTGACTATTGATCAGGTTGATCGAGCAGGGGAAGATTCGCTATAAAGATTAGAGATCACCAGCAAGGCTTGCGCAGGTGGCGTATACGAACAATTGCGACGTAGTTTTGGCATTCGGGGGGATTCAACATCTCTGGCGAGAGGATGCTTCATCAAATAAAGAGGGCTGGTTCAACATCGCCCTCACCTGTTCGCAGGATTACCACTTCTGGAATTCGCACTATTCACCTTCGTTTAGTAGTTTGTTTAGTCTATCAGAAATCATGTCTCAATTGACTTTCAAGAACAGATATGCGCTCCAAGTGTAGTTCTGGCGTCCGTATAGCACAAGACTCCAGATGTTCTTCAATTGTTGACTTGCTCGGATATCTTCTTTATTTTATGATAGCCTTTCTTCGCCATCAACACCTGAACTGACCTTCACAGAGCAAGGGATGAACCCGAATTTGATGCGGACGAAGTGTTTGGAGACGGCTTTAAAGCAGTGTGGAAGCGATTTCCTGCAACATTTCCCCGCGAATAAAGAAAGCCCTGAGCTAGCGATAACCCGTGTGTTGCGACAGATGAGGCTACCTACTCTAGTGGCGTTTGTGCcgatgagggggggggggggggggggacgagAGCGAAGGATCGCCAAGTAAGGCACCGTCTTAGTCGAAGGCCGGCCGGAAACATTTCGCTGACTTTCTGCTTCGGACATTAATCCCTTATAAGCCGCCCCCGCCAACACTCCGGACCTCGTTTGGCGACAACGGGCTTGTCTCGCGAAACCGGGGTTTTTTTGAACTGTAGTCTACCAAAGATTTGGGTTCTCTCAACGTATCGCAAAACCAACGGCACAATCTAATCGACGGCTGACACTGTCGGACACAATGGCATCATcatccctcccctccaagACCCTCCAGGTCTCGCCCACGATCACGTACAAGTACTACTACTCCCCGGCCTCCGAGCCGGCCCTGCAGACCCTGCTCTTCCTCCACGGCTTCCCCTCCACCGCGGCCGACTTCCGCCCGCAGCTCGAGCACTTCGCGTCCCGGGGCTACGGCGTCCTCGCGCCCGACCTCCTCGGCTACGGCGGGACCTCGAAGCCGGCCGACGCGCGCGAGTACGTCTGGCGCGCCATGAGCgcccacgtcgccgccatcctcgacgccgagggccttgcgggccgcgccgtcgtcggcgtgggCCACGACCTGGGCTCCTGGTTCCTGAGCCGGCTGTGCCACCTCCTGCCGCCGCGGCTCGGGCTCGCGGGGCTCGTCTTCCTGGACGTCGGGTACGCCCCGCCCGGCGGGCggttcgacgtcgaggcgaTCAACCGCGTGACGGCGGATGCGGCGACGGGCGACGAGCGGTTCCGGTACTGGGACCTCTTCGCGGGCGGGCCGGAGGCCGTCGCGCTGATGGACCGCGAGGCCGCGTCCGTGGTGTCGCTGATGCACGCGCCGCCCGGCGTGATGGCGGCAAACCTCGGCCCGCGGGGGCGGGCGAGGGAGTGGGTGTCCGCGGGCCGTGTGgtcgcgccggcggcggcggcggcggccggggacgCCTTCGCCACGGAGGCCTACCTGCGGGAGAAGACCGCCGTGTTCCAGGAGGGCGGGTGGACGGGGCCGACGAATTGGTACAGGGCGCTGCGGGACAACCTCTCGTTGGAGGACGAGAGGGACATGGAGAAGGGGATCCGGGtgccggtgatggtggtcGGGTGCGGGCGGgacgagatgacgacggcggggctGCAGGACCagatgacgaggccgtgggccggggccgggtACCGCTTCGAGGTGCTCGACACGGGGCACTGGGTCatgctcgaggacgcggcgggGACGAACAGGTTGCTGGGCGAGTTTCTGGACGGTCTTCCCTGACCGCGAGGGTTGTGGCGTGCGGGGTGACGGGCTCTCTTCTGTCTGGCGGGTGTCTACATACACTCCTTTCGTTCAGTCCGAGAGGAGCCCACTAGTTGGAAGACATAACTTGTACGAGGAAACGAAAGATGGAGCTctcgaagggggggagaggggagacaTCAACGGCAACATGCTCTGTTGGAGCCCTCTCTGCGATGTCCCCCGGCCGCCCCTGATGAGGAATCTCATGACGAGGGGGAGGTGACGGGCAATGTCTTTGTAAGGTTGAACCAGAGAGACCTGGAGGGTGTTCCAATTTTTCATGTCCGCAGCACCTCGTAAGATGGGTTCGGGTAAAGGACCCGTTCTATATCGACACAATTATTCTCTTGTCTCCTTTTTGTCTGCTTTCTTCCTCACTCTctcgccccccctccaccacaccccccttttttttgATCCCCAACGCCATCGCAATGCATCAGTGACCCAAGACGATCCGGTCGCACAATCGACGTCCCTCGGAGACGGATCGTGAGCTTTCCTCCATCCTTCCCCCAACCTGGCAGGCCATGCATGCATgaacccctccctcccccctgtcCGTCATCCTCTTCCCCATGATCCTCTCACGGGTACTGCGAGGCGCCGGGCGTATACACAACGATCAATCGAGGATTGCCAGATAGTCTCGGAAGCCACAAGACATTCCAGAAAACACAGAAGAAATAAACAAACCAAAATCTTTcaggaaaaaaagaagaagggaaaaaaaaaacccttcACCAAACATTCAGAGGCCGATCCCCCTCAAGCAGACCCCATCATCAAACTCTCCACCATGCCCCCTGTCTCGCACGCGAGCTGggccttctcgacctcgttcCCGACGCGGCGCCTCAGCGTCCGGAAGCCCTCGAACAGCTCGGCGCTCGCGGCGGCATACTCGGCGTACAGCTCGACAAGCACGAGACCGACCTCGACACAGACGCTCACGTACCGCGGGTCAATGATGTGGTTGCACGTCCACTTGAGCACCGGCTGCACCGTCCTCTCGTCGCGGCCCACGAGCGCGTCCCGCACGGCGGACCGGTGTCGCAGCGCCAGCAACAGCGTCAGCACGGCGAGCGGGGAGTGGTCTTTGCCCTGCGGGTCGAGGACCTGGTCGAGGGCGCTCGCGTAGCGGCCGTGGCGCAGGGCCTTCTGCCAGGCAGCCTCCTTGGCGCGGGAGACGCGGGCGTCCTGCGCGACGATGACCTCAGCCTGGCCCTCGCCTAGGgtctcgaggcggcggtgggcggCAGCCTTGCGCTTTCGCGTCTTGGTGACGCTGTCGTGTTGGTCGAGGGTGCCGGCGATGAGAGCGGCCATCTCGCGCTCGCGCTCCTTGTGGCGGGTGGCCTCGGGTCCCGTGAGGCGCGTGCGGACGGAGAGCACGCCGGACTgcatgccgacgacgaggtggcgGTCGGCGTGGTCGGCCGAGTCGGAGGCCGAGAGCACgcggagagagaggatgggCGAGGGGTACTTTGTCGACGAGACGACGTTCCAGGCCGTCGTCTCAAAGACCTTGACGTGGCCGTCGAGTCCACCCGTGACGAGGCGGGTGCCGTTGGAGGCGAGGCTGAGGGAGGTGACGGTCTTTTGGTGGTTGGAGATCTGGTGGATAGGACGGGCGgcaacgaggtcgaggacggagaCGTTGGGGCCGGAGGAGGCGAGCAGGGTGGTGCCCGAAGACAGGGGCAGGACGGACTCGACCGGGGCGGCGTGCTTGAAGgtcatgacggcggcgttggtgcCTATTCTCGGGTCCCAGATCTTGACGGTGGAGTCGTAGGAGCCCGAGACGAGCATGTTGCTGACgcccgagggcgaggtggcTGGGAAGAACTCGGCACAGCGGACGTAGTCTGAGTGGCCGACGAAGGTGTGGGTCGGGTCGTTGGCCGTGAGGTCCCAGAGGCGGACCGTCTTGTCGTCGGAGGCGGAGAGCAGGGTGGTGGGCTGGGCGTCGGAGAAGCGGGTGGCCCAGACGGGCTGGCGGTGCTTGGTCCAGGTCTTGAGGATGGAGCGCGAGTGGGTGTCGAAGACCTGCATGCGTCCCGtgtcctcggcggcaacgaggacgcggccgtcgcggcgcaGGGAGCCGGAgcgggcgacgtcggcgaaTCGCGTGATGgtcttctcgagcttgcgGGTGCGCGACGAGTAGAGCTGGACGCGGGTGCCGGTGGTGACGGCGAACATGCCGtccgacgaggtcgaggagatgTGTGTGATCGGGTacgacgtcggcgaaggGATCTGGAGCTGGTTCTTGAACGACTTCCAGTAGCGCTGCTCGGCCGTCACGGGGGACGGGCCCGAGGGCAGCTTCACCTGCGGGAGGGGTCCCACGAGGGCTGCCATTGTGATGTTGTGCTGTGTGGATGGGCTTCCCTTTCTTCTTATGCGTCGATCGAGGTTATGAAGGTAGCGTCTGTGCGGGAGAGGAAGTTGTTGTGGATGGAGAcgaagggagagagacagcgCGCAATGGggggtgtcgtcgtcgtgatgGACGTTGGCGATAGTTTTTTGGAGTTTGGCTACCTagggaaaaaaaagatcTCTGAATTGAGAATTTCTTTGGAAGCTAGTCTTCTTTTAGCCTAGCGCACACCCCACGTTGTCGCGATAAGATAAGATGCGGGGCCGGGGACCTCGAAGCTTGGGAACTATTGCAGGTGACAACGAGACTCGGGTGGATGAACGAGCTATTCAAATCCGAGCTGTAGAATTCGAATGTGCCCTTCGTATTACTTGGGTCTGGTCAACTTGTATGATCTACAGTTCTCATAGAATCATGGAAATGCGGTGCTGCATATGAAGTTTCCATGGTTTCACTCAATTACTTACATTCCTGACTCCAACTTCAGGCAGAGAAAGCTCAGTTGACAGCTTGGCTATCACCAGTTTCATGGCCACAGCTCAAACTCCAACCTCCCCACCGAAAGCAGCAAAGAGTAGGAAATACATGCATTCGGTATTCCGGTAAATCTCCATCCGCAACATCAAACTCAAGGTCCCCGCGACACCGCGCCGTCAACTGTCCGTCCGTCCACCTTGCCGAATCCAACATCCGAACCCCTCCGTCCCGGAcaatcaccaccaccaaccaccacACCCACCGCGATTCAGCCGCCGACCCCATATCCAAACATCTTGGCATCAAACCACGCACACCAGAAACGTCGGCAGTTGGAgtcccccctctctccatcGAGGCTGTCCCCAATGCACGACACAATATTCCCCGTGTTCTGGGTtacgaggccgacggccaTCCGTTCCATCCATTCATCCATCCGTCCAACACCGCCACACGTCCACGCAAACCATACACACCCCCCtctcaaaaaaaaaaactaaGCCCCAAACCATCCCTCGGGAAACCTTCTTCTAGGATGGCCTCACTTCTCTCCTTCACCGACACGACATCGCTCACCGCTTGTGCCGTCCCATCGTCGCCAGGCCCGACAGGCAGACCCTTGGCCCTCGCCTCGTACAGGTAATATTCACCGACGACGTCTCATCCAGCTCGATCGAGGGCGGCCAAAACACTTGCAGTCCTCGCCTCAGCTTCAGaagctcgtcatcgtcactTTGACGCTCTTGgttctctcttttctctttcctttccccccccgTTTCTATTCACTCCATCAGACGGTGATATCATCGCCCGCAGTCCGTTCTCTTAGAGGCAGCCtggcggacggacggacgacCGAATCCTTCGTCCCAAGTCTCTTTCGGGGCTGGGCATCAAAAAGTCTATAATAAAAACAAAAGTCTTAACCCCCCTTGCACTTTCTTGGCCTGAAGCCTTCCCTGCCAATTTCGCCAAACCTTAAAAAAATTCAAACATGAGAAATTTGCGGCCAGGGAACAAACGAATGGTTAACCGcgtttccccttcccccaaAAGAAAAACGGTCAAAACTCGCTCGGAAGAGGAACCGTCCGCAGTGCCGTAATTTGAGGGTACGGACGGGTCACgatcgacggcgacggtaGGACAGCGAAAGGGTGTTCGCGTCCGCGCGCGGCGTCTAGCACATTGAGCCCCACGGGCCGCGTTTATCAAAACGAGAAAGAAGACGAGATAAAGGGGAACACTCCGAGCGCAAGCGTCTCGGAATGCAGTGTCCGATCTCGCATCTTCAAGAATGACGTCGTGACATCGCGAACTGACTGTGCAAACCTTGGACTGAGTATGATGGAGCTCGACATCGAGCTGGCGCTGGGTGAATAGGGACAAGTGGTGATTTTTGAACTTTGTTTTTGAATTCTCATTGACCCGTAATAACCTTGTCTGATCTATGTAACACGCTGATAAAAGCATATTCAAAACAGCTGGGAGCCGTTGAACTAGGGTATAccatcctctctcttttgCTTCTCCCCTTACGCGACGGAACCGAAAATAGTCTCCATCATGATACCTGCGAGACGTTGTTAGCATTGCTACACCAACCATTACATCGCTCCGTGGACGGAGGCGGGAAGGGGGTTTATCAAACTCACCAGTAATTCTGTAGGGGTCGGCATTTGAGGCGGGGCGGCGGTCCTCAAAGTAACCGTAGCCCTTGGCGGCGCACTCTCTGGGGATGCGGATCGAGGCACCACGGTTGGCGACTCCGTAAGAGAACTGGTCGATGGAGCCCGTCTCGTGGCGGCCGGTGAGACGCTTCTCGTTGCCCTCGCCGTAGACGGCGATGTGCTCCTTGTGGCggccctcgagcttcttgatAGCAGCCTCGATGTGCTTCATGCCGCCCTCAACACGCATCTCCTTGGTGGAGAAGTTGGAGTGCAGGCCAGCGCCGTTCCAGTCGCCGGGGATGGGCTTGGGCTCGACCGAGACCTTGGCGCCGAACTCCTCAGCGATGCGGGCCAGGAGGAAGCGGGCGAGCCAGAGGTGGTCACCCatctcgatgccgacgcaGGGGCCGACCTGGAACTCCCACTGGGCGGGCATGACCTCGGCGTTGGTGCCCGAGATCTTGACGCCAGAGTAGAGGCAGGCCTTGTAGTGagcgtcgacgatgtcgcgctggacgaccttgccggcgccgacaccGCAGTAGTAGGGGCCCTGGGGGGCGGGGAAGCCGTTAGCGGGCCAGCCGAAGGGGCGGTTGCTAAGGTCGAGCAGAGTGTACTCTTGCTCGAGGCCGAACCAGGGGTCGTGGGCGGCGTGAGCCTCCATCAGCTTGGCGCACTCATGTCTGTAGTTGTACTTGTTGGGGGTGCCGTCGGCATTCCAGCactcggcgaggacgaggatgttGGGGGATCCACGGAAGGGGTcggggaagacggcgacgggcttCAGGTAGACGTCAGAGTTGTCGCCGGGGGCTTGGTTGGTGGAGGAACCATCAAAGTTCCACATAGGAAGGTCCTCGGGGGTGtactccttctccttgagcgTCTAGATGAGCACGTGACGGTTAGCTTGGTGTGCTGTGCGATGGACGACAGTACGTCGCAAATGCGTGCGCATGAAAGAAAGtgcccctcttcttctgaACCCGTCTCCAGCCGACCAAGCTCGTGGGCCAACTTGGCTACCGAGGCTGACATCATGCGATGCGCCTTGCCGTCAAGCTGACGATGCCAGGCGGAGCTACGGGTACTCCAGCGGCCCCATGCGTTTTGGGGTCTTTGGGGCAGCCTGTGGAGGACGTCCACCGTCATCCACTtcttggccggcggcggcgacttgGCCCCTAGCCAGCTCACCGAAGACACGCCGACGGCCCAAAGGGCGCAAAAATACGACTGGCAAGAACCTCCAATAGCCGAGCTACGGCGTTGAACCCTGCAGCTGGAGGTCCTCGGTGTCTTGGGGCAAAGGGCCAGGCGATCGATATGTTGTGTGGGGTGGGGTTCCTTGCAGGACCGAGTCGTGACCGAATCCTGTCAGCCAGACAACCGGTCCGGTCTGAACAGCCAACCGGTACGTACCGGCtgctcaccaccaccaccaccaccgccacaACGCACCCGCACTTGGAGGGGCAGAAAGTCTCGGTGTTTCGACCCCCCCGCCAAGCCACAGTGCATATCGATGCCGTGTCTTTGCTACCCCTCGGCCGCAAACACCCTTTGAGCCCGCTATTTCTAGCCGGAACTCGGAGACGGTGACCCCCCCCGAGAGGGACATGTATCCAAAGTGCGGAGGACTGCGCCCCCCAGATCTTGTCGCAATAGTTGCTGCAGGCAGAGAGGGAAATATGGACCTGGGTCACAGCATtcctcactctctctcagcCTGCGACATGTTGCAGAACAAAGACCTGGGTGACAATCCTCACTGGGAGGGTTATACGGCTTTGAGTGGTGTTTGCGACCGATGAAGACCCTGCCGAGACCAGGAAAGGAGGAAACCGAAAAAGGAAAGGAGGGGCAAAATGGAACAAGGCGAATGTCGCAAACTTACCCTCGACTTGGAGCGGGTCTCGCCGTCAGCATCGATCCAGATGTACTCGGCCATGATTTGGCCCTTCTGGTCAAGCTTGAGGTACTTGGCCAACTATTCGGGTTGTCAGCACGGAGTTGCCCTTTTTCTATTTCGTGATGCGCCAAAGCTGCCAGCAGGATCGCGTCTCCTGCTGGGCTCAGTCATCGGGCGGTGGGTGTAATCTCACAGTCTCGGGCCTAGAGGTGAAAGCAGCTTCTGTCGCCTAGGAGGGAAAGTTATGTTAGCCATCTTGCGTCTTCGGTTTCTTGGGCCAAAACATCGTGATCATTTTGGAGGGGTTCCCGTGCGCTGTCGGGTCGGGATCCGAACAGACGCCGGGTGTGGGGAATGGATGAAGAGAAAGCAACTTACCATTTTTGCGGTTGTGTGTGATGTGATTTGGGGGAAGAAAATACGAGCAGGATCCAATCGAGGTCCAAAAAGATTCGAGCGGGAGAAAAGATCTATAGATCTAGGTGTCGATAGAGAAGAGTGGGATAGAGAGGATGGATTTGGAAGTAGAGAAGGGGGTTCGATAAGAGCAGCAGACGAAGCGGGCGGTTGAGGGTTTTATGTTTTCCATCCGTTGCCCGTCGGGGGAAGCAAAGGTACAGGAGGGACTctcgctcgctctctctctctctcttcctcgcaCACATGctggcgccgcggcggcggcgatgcgtcgatgctttctctctcttccgtCCAATCTGCAAGGTACCGTCGAGATACAAGCCGACGACCGCGACCTTCGCCCACGAACCCTCGCAGGCGGCCGGTACAGAATCGTCACTCTGGCTCCCCACCCAGGTTCCTTTCTGGTCCTCCTCAGCCCAAAGATAAGGCCCTGCCCGCCTGCGGCTGCAGGGGTGTGGCTGGGCTTTTTCTGGCTCCTGGTATCGATTACGGGTGGGGTTGGGAGGGGTGGGTTGGTGGGGTGTACCGTGTGGCCCCGGAAACACGCTTCCTGCCATTCGCCCGCCAACCCAGAGTTTGGGGGGACCACAGCTATTACATGCCACCTTTGATTTGGTTCCCAGGGTCTCGCGCTGCCCAAAGTCTAGGTACTTGCACGCCGCCACAGgctcccccctcccgtccACCCACTGCCCGCCGCTTGCACCGCTATTAGAGGTATCCCTacgcccgcccgccgtctcGCAACCAACGGGCTTCACGTCCTTTGGATCCAGTACAGTACTTTGCACTTTATACGGAAATGCCACGGCCGGACCATTCGCCTCTAGAGGTATCGTCAACTTCCACTTCTCCGTAACTGGCCCCTGGTGGCCTCCTCTTTGCGCTTCCACTTGGGTGGTTTTGTTCTGTCAACCCTGGTCTCCAGCATTGATAAGTGCGTATAGCAAAGTCACGCGTAGGGGAAGGGCAAGAGAACAAGGAAAGAGTGTGACGATGATACTTCGAACTGCGCCCACAGACGAGCCCCGGCTAAGGACCAGTCAGACACCGCTGGAGGCAGCCAGTACAGCAAATGTCCTGCAGCTAAACGCATCTACCTAATCGTACACTAAAACCACAACCAACCCAGCAATGAATGATATTGAATGAGGTAGCGAGGCCTGTGAGACTGAGACTGAGAGTGAGAGACCATGGGAAAGGAAGTCGGTACATGTACAGAGTACGTGCACACCGTCTGTACACAGTGCCAAAGACTTACAGCACACGTCCACTGTTAGTCCAGATGACCCAACCAAGGTACCTCTCACCCACAGGTGTCCACCGTGCCACAACGCGGGGTACGTACCGATACCTGTGAAGCCCACACgtcctggcggcggcggtccgCTGTTGCTATCCTTGGAAATGATCGTGTGCAcacccgccgcccgccgtAGCCCTCGCCAGAGCCTTAGCCTTCGCCTTGTCGCTATCATTGTTCGGTCAGGACCCAGCCAGTGAGTTGCCTTTACGAGCTTTCGTAGCAGAAATCGTTGGTGGTGGCTGTGGCACCCGCCTTCGGGGGTAGATCAGAAGCCTGTATGCCAGACCGAAGTGGTGCAAACCTCCAGGAGCAAGAGATCTTCCATAGAACCGGCCGTCTCCCCTTGGAAAGTAAGGGTCCAAGAACTTTGATGCCCAAAAACGGCCGCTCACGAGTAATTAGTTCGTGAAGACTTCACGATGCTATTGTTTCGTTTCGTCTGATCAATCGGGCCTTCCATAACCAAGATAGTCCCTTTGAATTTCAGCAAAGTTCTCTTccctcgcgcgcgcgcgcgcacacacacacactcacacacacacatacacacacctCTGCCATCCAAGACTCCGGGGTCGGACAGACGGACCTGGCAACAGCAGCAAATGGCTGGCGGCTTAGAATACCCCGAGGGGGAGAGACATACTGTCGCTTGCGACTTGGTTCCACGCCGACGATCGCAGGGCCATATTGCGACAACCTGCATATTCCTGGCGCTCGTTTCCTTGGGGGGAGGACAACCACGCTCTTCCGCTCCCATTCGGGGTATCGTCAAGTACCTTGACCTCGCAGTGTCCAACAAGTCTTGTCAGCTTGTCAACGCTTTTCCCCCGCCAGAGGACCCTACCACAGTACATTGCTCCACGACAGGACCCCCAGGAAGTCGATACGTCGTGGAACAGGCCTGTGAGAGTCTCACTTCACTTTCTCGCGTCAGCCCCCTTAGTCGAGAGTAGATGCCCTTCCATCGCACAATTCTTCCCTGTCCCGCCCACGTGTGACTTGTtgcgacgacagcgacgatACACACTCGCGCCAATTCTCTTTCCAGTATCTGTATCCTTCTCAAATCTCTAACCCTTGCCATGGCCATGTCTGGACGCGGCGCAGGAAAGATAATCATTCATCCTCTAGGAGTTGCTTCCTTCGTCCCGTCCCCGGAACCATTCGTACTCCCGCCTGGTTCGTGCAGGAAATCGTCTCATAAAAAttttgccgccgccgtccggcAGTGACATATCGGCCATCATCCTCAACATTGTCACATTGTCTGGCAAGTTTGTGCGTCTCCGTCTGCGCGTCTGTAACCCCCTTGGTGGGGGTGATCCTGGCGACCCTGATTCCCTCGCGAGGTATCTGTACCTCTGTGTCAAAGAAGCGGCTTGGTGACTCCCAATTTGGCATCAAACCCAGACAGAGGCGTCACCTACCTATTATCTATCTATCCCACTCCAAGGTTTATCGTCCAAGTCGACCCAtactgcggcggcgaggggcaAAAGGTGGGGTGCGGTCTTGCTCCGGTCCCAGACGCGCTCCAGGAGGTGTGAGTGAGATCTGTGGTAAGTGCGATCTGATGGCCTCTCGTCGGTATCCTGTGAGAGACGTCGAGTTTACAAAACCTCTCGAGTCATTTGGGGGGATTCACGGAGAACCCCCATTTCGCGTCTTGTCTCCGATGGCGGGATGGCAATCTTCCCCAAACCTTCGGAATCACTAGCCAGCTTGTCCTTCCGGCCAATATTCGACCGTCTGTTCGTCAGCGAACCCCCAAGCTTTTGCTCCACGAAATGACCTTGTCGAAGCTATCTCCGGAAAGAGAGCCAATCCACATGGCCTGCCGTGACCCGTTCTGCAAGCATTGAGTGAATATCTGGCTGATATGCAGCCCAAACGTCTACGAGACTGCAGTATGCACGCGGCTGGAGCCCG
This genomic interval carries:
- a CDS encoding Methionine aminopeptidase 2 — protein: MGSKTPDDQIPGGNGGPLSASSSSAGGEPRGAHLSRDGDASLGDQGDDDDDEADNDDVGSRPLKTDDGPKKKKKKPKKKKKKSAAVKKQQSSPPRVPLTDIFPSGEYPAGEYLAYDKAPPATVNTSRTTAAELRYLSRRHLEDPELLNDYRKAAEVHRQVRHWVQETVKPGWTLLDIATGIEDGVRSLLANQGIEPGDNLRSGMGFPTGLCLNNETAHYTPNPGQKDVVLQYGDVMKVDYGVQVNGWIVDSAFTMSFDPTYDNLLAAARDATNSGIKAAGIDVRICDVSAEIQEAMESYEVEIRGKTYPVRAVRNICAHDIKRYRIHGGKSIPFIRNNDQTKMEEGEIFAIETFGTTGRGKLYDDVGVYGYGLQHDAPAQVRLPFASANRLYKTIREQFGSIVFCRRYLGRLGLARYLAGLNCLVSNGVLESYAPLADIKGSYSSQFEHTILLRESSKEIMSRGSDY
- a CDS encoding putative Epoxide hydrolase, translated to MASSSLPSKTLQVSPTITYKYYYSPASEPALQTLLFLHGFPSTAADFRPQLEHFASRGYGVLAPDLLGYGGTSKPADAREYVWRAMSAHVAAILDAEGLAGRAVVGVGHDLGSWFLSRLCHLLPPRLGLAGLVFLDVGYAPPGGRFDVEAINRVTADAATGDERFRYWDLFAGGPEAVALMDREAASVVSLMHAPPGVMAANLGPRGRAREWVSAGRVVAPAAAAAAGDAFATEAYLREKTAVFQEGGWTGPTNWYRALRDNLSLEDERDMEKGIRVPVMVVGCGRDEMTTAGLQDQMTRPWAGAGYRFEVLDTGHWVMLEDAAGTNRLLGEFLDGLP
- a CDS encoding Glutamine synthetase; the protein is MATEAAFTSRPETLAKYLKLDQKGQIMAEYIWIDADGETRSKSREPHPTQHIDRLALCPKTPRTSSCRVQRRSSAIGGSCQSYFCALWAVGVSSVSWLGAKSPPPAKKWMTVDVLHRLPQRPQNAWGRWSTRSSAWHRQLDGKAHRMMSASVAKLAHELGRLETGSEEEGHFLSCARICDTLKEKEYTPEDLPMWNFDGSSTNQAPGDNSDVYLKPVAVFPDPFRGSPNILVLAECWNADGTPNKYNYRHECAKLMEAHAAHDPWFGLEQEYTLLDLSNRPFGWPANGFPAPQGPYYCGVGAGKVVQRDIVDAHYKACLYSGVKISGTNAEVMPAQWEFQVGPCVGIEMGDHLWLARFLLARIAEEFGAKVSVEPKPIPGDWNGAGLHSNFSTKEMRVEGGMKHIEAAIKKLEGRHKEHIAVYGEGNEKRLTGRHETGSIDQFSYGVANRGASIRIPRECAAKGYGYFEDRRPASNADPYRITGIMMETIFGSVA
- a CDS encoding WD repeat domain-containing protein; translation: MAALVGPLPQVKLPSGPSPVTAEQRYWKSFKNQLQIPSPTSYPITHISSTSSDGMFAVTTGTRVQLYSSRTRKLEKTITRFADVARSGSLRRDGRVLVAAEDTGRMQVFDTHSRSILKTWTKHRQPVWATRFSDAQPTTLLSASDDKTVRLWDLTANDPTHTFVGHSDYVRCAEFFPATSPSGVSNMLVSGSYDSTVKIWDPRIGTNAAVMTFKHAAPVESVLPLSSGTTLLASSGPNVSVLDLVAARPIHQISNHQKTVTSLSLASNGTRLVTGGLDGHVKVFETTAWNVVSSTKYPSPILSLRVLSASDSADHADRHLVVGMQSGVLSVRTRLTGPEATRHKEREREMAALIAGTLDQHDSVTKTRKRKAAAHRRLETLGEGQAEVIVAQDARVSRAKEAAWQKALRHGRYASALDQVLDPQGKDHSPLAVLTLLLALRHRSAVRDALVGRDERTVQPVLKWTCNHIIDPRYVSVCVEVGLVLVELYAEYAAASAELFEGFRTLRRRVGNEVEKAQLACETGGMVESLMMGSA